In a genomic window of Micromonospora cremea:
- a CDS encoding MarR family winged helix-turn-helix transcriptional regulator — MVVMTRWLDPDEQRTWRAFLTASRALMETLDRELQRDAGMPHAYYEILVRLSETPDRRLRMSDLAEATGSSRSRLSHAVARLEAAGWVRREECATDRRGQVALLTDAGFAALAAAAPGHVEGVRRHLFDALSPAQVDQLRRISETLAEHLTGS, encoded by the coding sequence ATGGTCGTCATGACCCGCTGGCTGGACCCCGACGAGCAGCGCACCTGGCGGGCGTTCCTCACCGCCTCCCGCGCGCTGATGGAGACGCTCGACCGCGAGCTGCAACGCGACGCAGGGATGCCGCACGCCTACTACGAGATCCTGGTCCGGCTCTCCGAGACCCCCGACCGACGGCTGCGGATGAGCGACCTGGCCGAGGCGACCGGGTCGTCGCGGAGCCGGCTCTCGCACGCCGTGGCCCGATTGGAGGCGGCGGGATGGGTGCGCCGCGAGGAGTGCGCCACCGACCGGCGTGGGCAGGTCGCGCTGCTCACCGACGCGGGCTTCGCCGCCCTCGCCGCCGCCGCCCCCGGCCACGTCGAGGGGGTACGTCGGCACCTGTTCGACGCGTTGAGCCCGGCCCAGGTCGACCAGCTGCGCCGGATCAGCGAGACGCTGGCCGAGCACCTGACCGGATCCTGA
- a CDS encoding VOC family protein, with the protein MGIHRLNHAVLYVSDLARSVAFYRDVLGFRPVAMTPDGFRGATFLQAPDSTNDHDLGLFEIGAGAGRSTAGRATVGLYHLAWEVDTLDELAATAERLSAAGALVGTSDHGTTKSLYGQDPDGLEFEVVWLVPADRLDDDALAARKRIGRLDLAAERQRYGGQTRGGVGISVPA; encoded by the coding sequence ATGGGAATCCACCGGCTCAACCACGCTGTCCTCTACGTCAGTGACCTCGCCCGCAGCGTCGCCTTCTACCGCGACGTGCTGGGCTTCCGCCCGGTGGCGATGACCCCGGACGGCTTCCGGGGCGCCACCTTCCTCCAGGCCCCGGATTCGACCAACGACCACGACCTCGGCCTGTTCGAGATCGGCGCCGGCGCCGGGCGGTCGACCGCCGGCCGGGCCACCGTCGGGCTCTATCACCTGGCCTGGGAGGTGGACACCCTCGATGAGCTGGCTGCCACCGCCGAGCGGCTCTCGGCCGCCGGTGCTCTGGTCGGCACCTCCGACCACGGCACCACCAAGAGCCTCTACGGGCAGGACCCGGACGGCCTGGAGTTCGAGGTGGTCTGGCTGGTCCCGGCCGACCGGCTCGACGACGACGCGCTGGCCGCCCGCAAGCGGATCGGCCGGCTCGACCTGGCCGCCGAGCGGCAGCGCTACGGCGGGCAGACCCGGGGCGGGGTGGGGATCTCCGTCCCGGCCTGA